One genomic window of Anaerobranca californiensis DSM 14826 includes the following:
- the grpE gene encoding nucleotide exchange factor GrpE — protein sequence MEEIKENSPNNGEEIQNLTENTKQSTEENLGEEKNLELEKLTKEKEEIFNRLQRLQADFENFRKRTSKEKTEILNFANADLVTALLPVLDNFQRALFSQEKSQQNQVNDKFFEGIQMIYRQFKDILEKEGLKEIDCLDKPFDPNFHEAIMQVEDTDKPENTVVEVLQTGYTFKDKVIRPAMVKVSK from the coding sequence TTGGAGGAAATAAAAGAAAACTCTCCAAATAATGGAGAAGAAATACAAAACTTAACAGAGAATACAAAACAGAGTACTGAAGAAAATCTAGGAGAAGAAAAAAATTTAGAGCTTGAAAAACTAACTAAAGAAAAAGAAGAAATTTTTAATCGCCTTCAAAGATTACAAGCTGATTTTGAAAACTTTAGAAAAAGAACTTCTAAAGAAAAAACTGAGATACTTAATTTTGCCAATGCCGATTTAGTAACAGCTCTATTACCTGTCTTAGATAACTTTCAAAGGGCGTTATTCTCTCAGGAAAAAAGTCAACAAAATCAGGTAAATGATAAATTTTTTGAAGGTATACAAATGATATATAGGCAATTCAAAGATATTCTAGAAAAAGAAGGATTAAAGGAAATAGATTGTCTAGATAAACCCTTTGACCCTAATTTTCACGAAGCAATAATGCAAGTTGAAGATACAGATAAACCAGAAAATACTGTAGTAGAAGTATTACAGACAGGTTACACCTTTAAAGATAAAGTGATTAGACCAGCAATGGTCAAAGTAAGTAAATAA
- the hrcA gene encoding heat-inducible transcriptional repressor HrcA gives MGKLSSRKSQILKAIVLEYINTAEPIGSRTLVKRYNIGLSPATIRNEMADLEELGFLVQPHTSAGRIPSQQGYRYFVDNLLQEIYTDDLNLFDLKKYFGKIDDLNQLITETASVLSNITNYTSVVLSVPNPSIVLKHLDFIQLNPREGLILFVTDTGIVQHKKITFNYPFNKEELEIILQVLKSKLINKTLSKSEKQLLDDIAAGFKHSPILEEFAKTVVSSLLGENPTKVVTGGTTNFLSQPEFNDIDKIRELLTVFEQQDLLISLLEHHNEHGSVSVVIGDELVINQMRQCSLITANFDLDGKITGKIGILGPQRMDYQKVIKILNFFTKNFQKLIE, from the coding sequence ATGGGTAAACTAAGTTCAAGGAAAAGCCAAATATTAAAAGCTATAGTCTTAGAATACATTAATACAGCTGAACCAATAGGGTCAAGGACTTTGGTTAAAAGGTATAATATTGGCTTAAGTCCAGCAACTATAAGAAATGAAATGGCTGACCTTGAAGAATTAGGTTTTTTAGTGCAGCCTCACACCTCGGCAGGAAGAATACCTAGTCAACAAGGGTACAGGTATTTTGTAGATAATCTATTACAAGAAATTTATACAGATGATCTAAACCTCTTTGATTTGAAAAAATATTTTGGAAAAATAGATGATTTAAACCAATTAATTACCGAAACGGCATCGGTATTATCTAATATAACCAACTATACTTCAGTTGTGTTAAGTGTTCCTAACCCATCAATTGTGTTAAAACATTTGGATTTTATCCAGTTAAATCCAAGGGAAGGGTTAATTCTCTTTGTCACTGATACCGGTATTGTACAACACAAGAAAATTACTTTTAATTATCCCTTTAATAAAGAAGAACTTGAAATTATTTTACAAGTTTTAAAAAGCAAATTGATAAACAAGACATTATCTAAAAGTGAAAAACAGTTATTAGATGATATTGCAGCAGGATTTAAGCATTCTCCTATTTTGGAAGAATTCGCCAAAACGGTGGTTTCTTCTTTGTTGGGGGAAAACCCTACAAAGGTTGTCACAGGGGGAACTACCAATTTTTTAAGTCAACCGGAATTTAATGATATCGATAAAATCAGAGAGTTATTAACTGTTTTTGAACAACAAGATTTATTAATCTCCTTATTAGAACACCACAATGAACATGGTTCAGTATCAGTGGTTATAGGAGATGAGTTAGTAATTAACCAGATGAGACAATGCAGTTTAATTACCGCTAATTTTGATTTAGATGGAAAGATTACAGGTAAAATAGGGATTTTAGGCCCTCAAAGGATGGATTACCAAAAAGTAATTAAAATACTGAATTTCTTTACTAAAAACTTTCAGAAGTTAATTGAATAA
- the hemW gene encoding radical SAM family heme chaperone HemW has translation MAGIYFHIPFFFKKCYYCDFISFPNIEKQNEYTQCLIKEIQLRKEILKTKEWSTIFFGGGTPSLLSLHNLGKIIDELALYIDFNKIKEFTIEVNPKTLTLEKLQFYKANNINRISLGLQTFNLRELKVIGRIHTPQDAIETVQIAKGQGFDRISVDLIYGLPFQTLETLMASLETACSLGINHISFYGLQVEENTPLEKMIISKELTIPNDEMQENLYLSGVEYLIKKGFKQYEVSNFALGNNIALHNYNYWLYKDYLGFGVSSYSKLANKRFANTDNIDEYCYKLKGNNLPIKEVEILTYEEMEFEQKMLSLRTARGLKLDGVKNYDIVPELIHNGLAYINGDRLKLTAKGYLISNEIINKLC, from the coding sequence ATGGCGGGTATATATTTCCACATTCCTTTTTTTTTTAAAAAATGTTACTATTGTGATTTTATTTCCTTTCCTAATATAGAAAAACAAAATGAATATACCCAGTGCTTAATTAAAGAAATTCAATTACGAAAAGAAATTTTAAAAACTAAGGAGTGGTCCACCATTTTTTTCGGTGGAGGTACTCCTAGTTTATTATCTTTACATAACTTAGGAAAAATTATAGATGAATTAGCTCTATATATTGATTTTAATAAAATTAAAGAATTTACCATTGAAGTAAATCCCAAAACTTTAACTTTAGAAAAATTACAGTTTTATAAGGCCAACAATATTAACCGCATAAGTCTAGGGCTCCAAACATTTAACTTAAGAGAATTAAAAGTTATAGGCCGGATTCATACCCCTCAAGATGCCATAGAAACTGTACAAATAGCTAAAGGGCAGGGTTTTGATAGAATTTCTGTAGATTTAATTTACGGTTTACCCTTTCAAACCTTAGAAACATTAATGGCTAGTTTAGAAACTGCTTGTAGTTTAGGGATAAACCATATTTCTTTTTATGGTTTACAAGTAGAGGAGAACACCCCTTTAGAAAAAATGATCATATCTAAGGAATTAACAATTCCTAATGATGAAATGCAGGAAAACCTTTATTTATCTGGAGTGGAATATTTAATAAAAAAAGGATTTAAACAGTATGAAGTTTCTAATTTTGCTTTAGGTAATAATATTGCTTTACACAACTATAATTATTGGTTATACAAAGATTATTTAGGGTTTGGTGTAAGTAGTTATTCTAAACTAGCTAATAAACGTTTTGCTAATACAGATAACATAGATGAATATTGCTATAAATTAAAGGGGAATAACCTTCCAATAAAAGAAGTAGAAATCCTTACATATGAAGAAATGGAATTTGAACAAAAAATGCTATCTTTAAGAACGGCGAGGGGATTAAAACTTGATGGAGTAAAAAATTATGACATTGTACCAGAGCTTATCCATAATGGATTAGCATATATCAATGGGGATAGATTAAAACTGACTGCTAAAGGGTATCTAATCTCAAATGAAATAATTAATAAACTATGTTAA
- the lepA gene encoding translation elongation factor 4, which yields MNQSKIRNFSIIAHIDHGKSTLADRLLEYTGTLSKREMADQVLDQMDLERERGITIKLQAVALEYKGDDGQTYKLNLIDTPGHVDFTYEVSRSLAACEGAILVVDAAQGIEAQTLANVYLALEHDLEIIPVINKIDLPNADVEKVKREIEEVIGLDGESAILASAKEGIGIKDILEAIVQRIPAPKGEEDKPLRALIFDSHFDNYKGVVVYTRIVEGSVKKGDKIKMMSNGKEFEVTETGVFKPAPVAVPSLSAGEVGFIVAGIKNVKDTRVGDTITTVKNPASEPLPGYKKANPMVYCGLFPIDSGQYEDLKDALDKLSLNDASLVYEPETSVALGFGFRCGFLGLLHMEIIQERLEREYGLELITTAPSVIYHVYKKDGSMLAIDNPSALPPVGEIDHIEEPYVKASIIVPSDYIGAVMELCQEKRGIFKNMDYLDQKRAMIIYEIPLSEIIYDFFDHLKSKTRGYASLDYEFIGYKEGKLVKLDILLNGEMVDALSVIVHKDKAYARGKALATKLREIIPRQMFEVPIQAAIGNKVIARETVKAMRKNVLAKCYGGDITRKRKLLEKQKEGKKRMKQVGRVEIPQEAFMAVLSIE from the coding sequence ATGAATCAAAGTAAAATTCGTAATTTTTCAATCATTGCCCATATAGACCACGGAAAATCAACCCTCGCTGACCGTCTTTTAGAATACACTGGGACATTAAGTAAAAGGGAAATGGCTGATCAAGTATTAGACCAAATGGATCTAGAGAGGGAAAGGGGAATAACCATTAAGCTTCAGGCTGTTGCTTTAGAATATAAAGGAGATGATGGCCAGACCTATAAATTAAATCTTATAGATACTCCAGGCCATGTCGACTTTACTTATGAGGTTTCTAGAAGTTTAGCGGCATGTGAGGGAGCTATTTTAGTAGTAGATGCCGCCCAAGGGATTGAAGCTCAAACTTTAGCAAATGTTTATTTAGCCCTTGAACACGATTTGGAAATCATTCCAGTCATCAATAAAATTGATTTACCAAATGCAGATGTTGAAAAGGTGAAAAGGGAAATAGAAGAAGTTATTGGCCTAGATGGTGAAAGTGCCATATTAGCTTCTGCTAAAGAAGGTATAGGTATTAAGGATATTTTAGAAGCAATTGTACAAAGGATACCAGCACCTAAAGGTGAAGAAGATAAACCCCTTAGGGCATTAATCTTTGACTCCCACTTTGATAATTATAAAGGTGTAGTTGTTTATACAAGGATAGTTGAAGGTAGTGTCAAAAAAGGTGATAAAATAAAAATGATGTCTAATGGTAAAGAATTTGAAGTGACAGAAACAGGGGTATTTAAACCTGCTCCTGTTGCTGTGCCTAGCCTTAGTGCTGGAGAAGTTGGGTTTATAGTGGCTGGCATTAAAAATGTTAAAGATACAAGGGTAGGTGACACTATAACTACTGTAAAAAATCCAGCATCAGAACCATTACCTGGGTATAAAAAAGCAAACCCTATGGTATATTGTGGATTATTTCCTATAGATTCAGGACAATACGAAGATTTAAAGGATGCTTTGGATAAACTAAGTTTAAACGATGCCTCTTTGGTCTATGAACCAGAAACTTCTGTAGCTTTGGGATTTGGCTTTAGATGTGGGTTTTTGGGCTTATTACACATGGAAATTATTCAAGAACGTTTAGAAAGGGAGTATGGGTTAGAGTTAATAACAACTGCCCCTAGTGTTATTTATCATGTTTATAAAAAAGATGGCAGTATGTTAGCTATAGATAATCCTTCAGCATTGCCACCTGTAGGAGAGATAGACCACATTGAAGAACCTTATGTAAAGGCAAGTATAATTGTCCCTAGTGATTATATTGGAGCAGTTATGGAACTTTGCCAGGAAAAAAGGGGAATCTTTAAAAATATGGACTATTTAGATCAAAAAAGGGCTATGATCATCTATGAAATACCTTTAAGTGAAATTATTTATGACTTCTTTGACCACCTTAAATCAAAAACCAGAGGATATGCATCATTAGATTATGAATTTATCGGTTATAAGGAAGGGAAATTAGTTAAATTGGATATATTGCTAAACGGAGAAATGGTAGATGCATTATCAGTCATTGTTCATAAAGATAAAGCATATGCCAGGGGAAAAGCTTTAGCAACTAAACTTAGGGAAATTATTCCAAGACAAATGTTTGAAGTACCTATTCAAGCTGCTATAGGGAATAAAGTAATTGCTAGAGAAACCGTTAAAGCAATGCGTAAAAATGTTTTAGCTAAATGTTATGGTGGTGATATCACCAGAAAAAGAAAATTATTAGAAAAACAAAAAGAAGGGAAAAAGCGGATGAAGCAAGTAGGTAGAGTTGAAATACCTCAAGAAGCTTTCATGGCGGTGTTAAGTATAGAATAA
- the spoIIP gene encoding stage II sporulation protein P, producing MINLNFYRSRRFRRKKNFYFSTDIKSALVCLLLAALFVSIIWFSALYYLPKNPHLFSEYLAQTIPLYKTFLPREEDILKDNLSVAAFYYLLGINVTNPTTLIKAQIPVFNQFEYIPVIPVTPPIDEEPDDSGNIVDPPLPQEPSEGLVGKTILIYHSHTTEAFVPTSGIPHTEKFDQTIVKVGEKLAEALRDLGATVIHDTTHHSKRHSESYRRSRETVLRHLNSGVEFDLIIDLHRDGIGQSSELGRPITTTTINGVQMGRLLFVVGQRHDFWRNNYILAQSLNNMARSLYPDEPERLSLSRGVVLKTSGNYNQDLNDKMILIEIGGHWNTLEEAINTVEPLAQIINKTLGD from the coding sequence GTGATTAACTTGAATTTTTATAGATCTAGAAGATTTCGGAGGAAAAAAAACTTTTATTTTAGTACAGATATAAAATCAGCCTTAGTATGTCTACTATTGGCTGCCCTTTTTGTTAGTATAATTTGGTTTTCTGCCCTTTATTATTTACCTAAAAATCCCCATTTATTTAGTGAGTATTTAGCCCAAACTATACCCCTTTATAAAACCTTTTTACCTAGAGAAGAAGATATTTTAAAGGATAATTTGTCTGTAGCTGCATTTTATTACCTATTAGGAATCAATGTAACTAATCCTACCACTTTAATTAAAGCACAAATACCTGTATTTAATCAATTTGAATATATACCAGTCATCCCTGTTACCCCCCCTATCGATGAAGAACCTGATGATAGTGGAAACATCGTCGATCCCCCTTTACCACAGGAACCATCAGAGGGACTGGTAGGTAAAACTATACTAATTTATCATTCACATACAACTGAGGCCTTTGTACCAACAAGTGGAATCCCCCATACTGAGAAATTTGATCAAACAATTGTTAAAGTGGGAGAAAAATTAGCTGAAGCCTTGAGAGATTTAGGTGCAACAGTTATCCATGATACCACCCACCATAGCAAGAGACACTCGGAATCTTATCGAAGGAGTAGGGAAACAGTTTTAAGACATCTAAATTCAGGGGTAGAGTTTGACTTAATAATAGATTTACACAGAGATGGAATAGGCCAAAGCTCAGAATTAGGTAGACCAATAACAACTACTACAATAAATGGAGTACAAATGGGTAGACTATTATTTGTAGTAGGGCAACGCCATGATTTTTGGAGAAATAACTACATTTTAGCTCAGTCATTAAATAATATGGCTAGAAGTTTATATCCCGATGAACCAGAAAGGTTAAGTCTTAGCAGAGGAGTGGTGTTAAAAACATCGGGCAATTACAATCAAGATCTAAATGATAAAATGATATTGATAGAAATAGGAGGGCATTGGAACACTTTAGAAGAAGCGATAAATACTGTAGAACCTTTAGCACAAATAATAAATAAAACTTTAGGTGATTAG
- the gpr gene encoding GPR endopeptidase, which yields MSSLGNVRTDLAIEAHEYITQTIQQKDLDGVDIEEFDYEDIIVKRAKIKNLQAAKQMGKEMGNYVTLEIPTLRQKNSALEEKVSQVFAKELNYMVNEIMDKDKYSVLIVGLGNWNVTPDALGPKVVENLLITRHLKELMPEDINDDEYCTVCAIAPGVLGITGIETSEIIESIVGKIQPDLVIAVDALAARNITRLNTTIQIADTGIHPGSGVGNKRKGITKEILGIPVIAIGVPTVVDAVTLTNDTIDMVIDTLIKSVGKGGQFYQILKGLDREEKQQLIKEVLGENLGPLIVSPKEIDRLMIDMGEILAGGINAALHPVIGFADATKHLY from the coding sequence ATGAGTAGTTTAGGAAATGTCCGTACAGACTTGGCAATTGAAGCCCATGAGTATATAACCCAAACTATACAACAAAAAGATTTAGATGGAGTGGATATTGAAGAATTTGATTATGAAGATATTATAGTTAAAAGGGCAAAAATCAAAAATTTACAAGCTGCCAAACAGATGGGAAAGGAAATGGGTAATTATGTAACTTTGGAAATTCCCACATTAAGACAAAAAAACTCAGCTTTAGAAGAAAAAGTTAGTCAAGTTTTTGCCAAAGAATTGAATTACATGGTTAATGAAATCATGGATAAAGACAAATACAGTGTTTTAATAGTAGGGTTAGGTAATTGGAATGTTACCCCTGATGCATTAGGACCAAAAGTAGTGGAAAATCTTTTAATAACAAGGCACTTAAAAGAGTTAATGCCAGAAGATATCAATGATGATGAATATTGTACTGTATGTGCTATAGCTCCAGGAGTTTTAGGTATTACAGGAATTGAAACTAGTGAAATTATTGAATCCATTGTTGGTAAAATACAACCAGATTTAGTTATAGCAGTGGATGCATTAGCAGCGAGAAATATCACTAGGTTAAATACTACAATACAAATTGCTGATACGGGAATTCATCCTGGAAGTGGTGTTGGCAATAAAAGAAAAGGAATTACTAAAGAAATCCTTGGGATACCGGTAATCGCCATTGGTGTCCCAACCGTTGTGGATGCCGTTACTTTAACAAATGATACTATAGATATGGTTATTGATACCTTAATAAAGTCAGTAGGTAAAGGTGGACAGTTTTATCAGATTTTAAAAGGATTAGATCGGGAAGAAAAACAACAGCTTATAAAAGAGGTATTAGGAGAAAATTTAGGCCCTTTAATAGTTTCACCAAAGGAAATAGATAGATTAATGATAGATATGGGAGAAATCTTAGCAGGGGGAATTAACGCAGCACTACATCCGGTGATTGGATTTGCAGATGCTACCAAACACTTATATTAA
- a CDS encoding phage holin family protein, giving the protein MVGLIVRFIVSALVLMLLGFFLPGFGAIGFTGALLAAVVIAVLGYIVERLFGKNVSPQNRGITGFIVSAVVIYMAQFIVPQLQVSIFGALLASFVIGLIDAVVPTELR; this is encoded by the coding sequence ATGGTAGGTTTAATAGTAAGGTTTATTGTCTCAGCATTGGTATTGATGTTATTGGGATTCTTTCTCCCAGGCTTTGGAGCCATTGGTTTTACAGGAGCTTTACTAGCCGCTGTTGTTATAGCGGTATTAGGGTATATTGTTGAAAGGTTATTTGGGAAAAATGTCTCACCTCAAAACAGGGGTATAACAGGATTTATAGTATCAGCTGTGGTTATATATATGGCTCAATTCATAGTTCCTCAACTACAAGTAAGTATTTTTGGGGCACTGTTAGCTTCCTTTGTCATTGGTTTAATTGATGCGGTGGTACCTACAGAACTACGTTAA
- the rpsT gene encoding 30S ribosomal protein S20 → MPNIKSAKKRVKIIAKKTARNTAIKSYVKTMIKKYENAVAAGDKELAQTAFVKAVKALDKAVSKGVLHKNTASRKKSRLAKKLKVIA, encoded by the coding sequence ATGCCTAATATCAAATCTGCTAAAAAACGTGTAAAAATTATCGCTAAAAAAACTGCTCGTAACACTGCTATTAAATCATACGTTAAGACTATGATTAAAAAGTATGAAAATGCTGTGGCAGCTGGTGATAAAGAATTAGCTCAAACTGCCTTTGTAAAAGCAGTTAAAGCATTAGATAAAGCAGTATCTAAAGGTGTTTTACACAAAAACACTGCTTCACGGAAAAAATCAAGATTAGCAAAAAAATTAAAAGTCATTGCCTAA
- the holA gene encoding DNA polymerase III subunit delta: MSVYLLYGNEPYLINNKLQQIIDETFKNGVEMKEYNIDVLTSDEVFTKYLEALETLPFMSEKRMVIFKGCELFKQKAGKREEEISQYLEDFIKKKLKDTVIVIVEGEKIDKKKSLYKTISNFGEVFEGNQLKPYELKNWIREKFQNENKSISPKLIEYLANNLPNDLYLVENELNKLLSYVGEKKVIESEDLVICSFTVMENIFKLIDHIIYRDLMAALSTLKTMLQDGEPPMIILYMIIKQVRNIAKVKSLISKGYTTKQIGELIGVTNSYALAQLVKQSNEFTVNSIKTSLEIVADYEIKIKTGALDYHIGLELLISNLNLIER, encoded by the coding sequence TTGTCAGTTTATTTACTATATGGAAATGAGCCTTATCTAATAAATAATAAGTTACAACAAATAATTGATGAAACCTTTAAAAATGGTGTTGAAATGAAAGAATACAATATCGATGTTTTAACTTCTGATGAGGTTTTTACTAAATATCTAGAAGCATTAGAAACATTACCCTTTATGAGTGAAAAAAGGATGGTAATTTTTAAAGGTTGTGAATTATTTAAACAAAAGGCCGGCAAAAGAGAAGAAGAAATTTCCCAGTATCTAGAAGATTTTATAAAAAAGAAATTGAAAGATACCGTTATTGTCATAGTGGAAGGTGAGAAAATAGACAAAAAAAAATCATTATATAAGACCATTAGCAATTTTGGAGAGGTTTTTGAAGGGAATCAATTAAAGCCCTATGAGTTAAAGAACTGGATTAGGGAGAAATTTCAAAATGAGAATAAAAGTATTTCCCCAAAACTTATTGAATACTTAGCAAATAATCTTCCTAATGATCTATATTTGGTAGAAAATGAATTAAATAAATTGCTGTCATATGTAGGAGAAAAAAAGGTTATTGAAAGTGAAGATTTAGTAATATGTTCCTTTACTGTAATGGAAAATATTTTTAAGCTAATAGATCATATAATTTATAGAGATTTAATGGCTGCTTTATCAACCCTTAAAACCATGTTGCAAGATGGTGAGCCACCTATGATTATCCTTTATATGATTATTAAACAAGTACGGAATATAGCAAAGGTTAAATCTTTGATTTCAAAAGGTTATACTACAAAGCAAATTGGAGAATTGATAGGTGTGACCAACTCTTATGCCTTAGCTCAGTTAGTAAAACAAAGCAATGAATTTACTGTAAATTCAATAAAAACATCTTTGGAAATAGTAGCTGACTATGAAATAAAAATTAAAACAGGGGCTTTAGATTATCATATAGGATTAGAGTTATTAATAAGTAATTTAAATTTAATAGAAAGATAA
- a CDS encoding DNA internalization-related competence protein ComEC/Rec2, whose protein sequence is MFLLIISVVIAAFLPFLPFIYLPILSLIILSLYIKLDFKVSTLKIVVALLLIIFVYFTSLAHKQQVDFLLMGLKEQRGEYLLKVAENNGDYYTLKIISSQNSKKRDSILFFTEQELPINTILLYKGEIKNFNQYKNPGSFSPYNIYRWRNYGYITENSGNTAIIQFGDKVSKKEINDFINKRLEKLADMVVPLAKGVLLGQRRELTTEQIINLNRGGLLHITAVSGLHVGIIYLIVQTILKKILSKKLSLTIAFITAFAFTGIVGFRPSTLRAIIMLGIYSFAQIQGYPYSLKRALEITALLNILYYPLVVLDPGFQFSYLAVWGIAYISPKLKFFEIISNNYISSILKITVAVQLAILPLNYYYNKGIPLLTPIANLLVAPILPLYLGALICFILFPWKIIAIPLEIISYYILNISAITGYWLHINEIMLIFIVFLFLCVFVIYKLKNYRFKYLIPILLSALMLIFFFHQPAVKIHFLDVGQGDCALVQYRGYNILVDTGGIMGSNIGRNVLLPTFNYLGVKKIDYLFITHPHFDHMGALGEIIDYIEIDNILIPDNEEMYTPTFLNVLEKILEKDINFQRLKKGDSLVLGNITKQVLHPPENYYPSQSVLNNISLVTLLDYKGVKVLFTGDIEGEGESLLIDELVPVDILKVAHHGSNTSTGELFLTISTPKYAIISVGLNRYGHPSNEVLQRLRDRNIIYYTTQRDGMITVKIKRNGQYRISTYGR, encoded by the coding sequence ATGTTCCTTTTGATAATCAGTGTTGTAATAGCTGCTTTTTTACCCTTTCTTCCCTTTATTTATTTACCTATTTTGTCTTTAATAATTTTAAGTTTATATATAAAATTAGATTTTAAAGTAAGTACACTAAAAATAGTGGTAGCTTTACTTTTAATAATTTTTGTTTATTTTACTTCTTTAGCTCATAAACAGCAGGTTGATTTTTTATTAATGGGTTTAAAGGAACAACGAGGAGAATATCTTTTGAAAGTTGCTGAAAATAATGGAGATTATTATACCTTGAAGATAATTTCTTCTCAAAATAGCAAAAAAAGAGATAGTATATTATTTTTCACAGAACAAGAGCTTCCAATAAATACCATTTTATTGTATAAAGGGGAAATAAAGAATTTTAATCAGTACAAAAATCCAGGGAGTTTTTCTCCTTATAATATATATAGGTGGAGGAATTACGGTTATATTACAGAAAATAGCGGCAATACAGCTATTATCCAATTTGGAGATAAAGTTAGTAAAAAGGAAATTAACGATTTTATAAATAAAAGGCTGGAAAAGTTAGCAGACATGGTTGTTCCATTGGCTAAAGGGGTTCTTTTAGGCCAGAGAAGGGAACTAACAACAGAACAAATCATTAATTTAAATCGAGGAGGTTTACTTCATATAACGGCAGTTTCTGGATTACATGTAGGGATAATATATTTAATTGTACAAACTATACTAAAAAAAATATTATCAAAAAAATTGTCACTAACTATAGCATTTATAACTGCCTTTGCTTTTACAGGGATTGTAGGGTTTAGACCGTCAACTTTAAGGGCGATAATTATGCTGGGTATTTACAGTTTTGCCCAAATTCAAGGTTACCCCTATAGTTTAAAAAGGGCTTTAGAAATTACCGCTTTATTAAATATCTTATATTATCCCCTTGTAGTATTAGATCCTGGTTTTCAATTTAGTTATTTAGCAGTATGGGGTATTGCTTACATATCACCGAAACTAAAATTTTTTGAGATAATTTCCAATAATTATATAAGTTCTATACTGAAAATTACTGTAGCTGTGCAATTGGCTATTCTTCCTTTAAATTATTACTATAACAAAGGTATACCATTATTAACACCAATAGCAAATCTTTTAGTTGCCCCAATTTTACCACTATATTTAGGTGCCCTTATTTGCTTCATATTGTTTCCTTGGAAGATAATAGCTATACCATTAGAAATAATTTCATATTATATATTGAATATATCGGCAATAACAGGTTATTGGCTTCATATAAATGAGATAATGTTGATATTTATTGTATTTTTATTCCTTTGTGTTTTTGTTATCTATAAGCTTAAAAACTATAGATTTAAATATCTTATCCCTATTTTATTATCTGCCTTAATGTTAATCTTTTTTTTCCATCAACCGGCAGTTAAAATACATTTCCTCGATGTCGGTCAAGGGGATTGTGCATTAGTTCAATATAGGGGATATAACATCTTAGTGGATACAGGGGGGATTATGGGTTCAAATATCGGAAGAAATGTTTTACTTCCTACTTTTAATTACCTTGGAGTTAAAAAAATAGATTATCTGTTTATTACCCATCCCCATTTTGATCACATGGGGGCATTGGGGGAAATCATAGATTACATTGAAATTGATAATATACTTATACCAGATAATGAGGAAATGTATACCCCTACCTTTTTAAATGTTTTAGAAAAAATATTGGAAAAGGATATTAACTTTCAAAGACTTAAAAAGGGAGACAGTTTAGTTTTAGGTAATATTACTAAACAAGTTTTACATCCCCCTGAAAACTATTATCCAAGTCAATCAGTACTCAATAATATTTCTTTAGTTACTTTATTAGATTATAAAGGGGTTAAAGTGTTGTTTACAGGGGATATAGAAGGGGAAGGGGAATCTTTATTAATAGATGAACTGGTACCAGTGGATATCCTCAAGGTAGCCCATCATGGAAGCAATACATCAACGGGGGAATTATTTTTAACTATTAGTACACCGAAATATGCTATAATATCAGTAGGCCTTAATAGATATGGACACCCTTCTAATGAAGTACTCCAAAGATTAAGGGATAGAAATATTATTTATTATACTACCCAAAGGGATGGTATGATTACAGTAAAAATTAAAAGAAATGGTCAATATAGGATATCAACTTATGGGAGGTAA